In one Paraburkholderia azotifigens genomic region, the following are encoded:
- a CDS encoding threo-3-hydroxy-L-aspartate ammonia-lyase: MTKLPLPTYDDVVAASKRLEGVAHRTPVLTSRTVNELFGAEVFFKCENLQRMGAFKFRGAFNALSRFDEQQRRHGVVAFSSGNHAQAVALSARLLGMPATIVMPQDAPQMKVDATKGYGGNVVLYDRYTEDREQIGRDLAQKHGFTLIPPYDHPDVMAGQGTAAKELFEEVGPLDAFFVPLGGGGLLSGSALSTRALSPDCALYGVEPEAGNDGQQSFRSGSIVHIDTPKTIADGAQTQHLGEYTFPIIQRDVTDVLTASDAELVDCMRFFAARMKIVVEPTGCLSFAAARQMKDRLEGKRIGVLISGGNVDVQKFAELVSSN, translated from the coding sequence ATGACCAAGCTCCCCTTGCCCACGTATGACGACGTCGTTGCCGCTTCGAAGCGCCTCGAAGGCGTCGCGCATCGCACGCCCGTTCTGACTTCACGGACCGTCAACGAACTGTTCGGTGCGGAAGTGTTCTTCAAGTGCGAAAACTTGCAGCGCATGGGCGCGTTCAAGTTTCGCGGCGCGTTCAACGCGCTGTCCAGGTTCGATGAGCAGCAGCGACGTCACGGCGTAGTCGCGTTTTCGTCGGGCAATCATGCGCAGGCCGTCGCGCTGTCGGCGCGTCTGCTCGGCATGCCCGCGACGATCGTGATGCCGCAGGACGCGCCGCAAATGAAAGTGGATGCAACGAAGGGCTACGGTGGCAACGTCGTTCTCTATGACCGGTACACGGAGGATCGCGAGCAGATCGGCCGCGATCTGGCACAGAAGCATGGCTTTACGCTGATTCCGCCCTACGATCACCCCGATGTGATGGCAGGGCAGGGCACGGCGGCAAAAGAACTGTTCGAGGAAGTCGGCCCGCTGGATGCGTTCTTCGTGCCGCTCGGCGGCGGCGGGCTGTTGTCCGGTTCGGCGTTGTCGACGCGTGCGCTGTCTCCCGATTGCGCGCTGTACGGCGTCGAACCCGAAGCGGGCAACGACGGGCAGCAGTCTTTCCGCTCGGGCAGTATCGTCCATATCGACACGCCGAAGACCATCGCCGATGGCGCCCAGACGCAGCATCTCGGCGAGTACACGTTCCCGATCATCCAGCGCGACGTCACCGACGTGCTGACCGCGAGCGACGCCGAACTCGTCGACTGCATGCGTTTCTTTGCTGCGCGCATGAAGATCGTGGTCGAACCGACGGGCTGCCTGAGTTTTGCGGCCGCGCGTCAGATGAAGGATCGCTTGGAGGGTAAGCGCATCGGCGTGCTGATCAGCGGCGGCAACGTCGACGTGCAGAAGTTCGCCGAACTGGTGTCGTCGAACTGA
- a CDS encoding DUF6232 family protein, whose amino-acid sequence MESPFNERGVSVTRNALSAAGQIFPLRDIQQVRVVTVQKNKLVPCAISVIGAAAAIVGGVLSSSLGIVTGVMLIVVGWLTWITQDVTHRLMVKSGGSEREALSSVDLSFVERVAQTVRDALGAAAAPKS is encoded by the coding sequence ATGGAATCCCCTTTCAACGAACGCGGCGTGTCGGTCACGCGTAACGCGCTGTCAGCAGCCGGCCAGATCTTTCCGTTGCGCGACATCCAGCAGGTGCGCGTCGTCACCGTGCAGAAGAACAAGCTCGTGCCATGCGCGATCTCGGTGATCGGCGCTGCGGCTGCCATCGTGGGCGGCGTGCTGTCGTCGTCGTTGGGGATCGTGACGGGCGTGATGCTGATCGTCGTCGGCTGGCTCACGTGGATCACGCAGGACGTCACGCACCGGCTGATGGTGAAGTCGGGCGGCAGCGAGCGCGAAGCGTTGTCCAGCGTCGATCTGTCCTTCGTCGAACGCGTGGCGCAAACGGTGCGCGACGCGCTCGGCGCCGCCGCCGCGCCCAAAAGCTGA
- a CDS encoding succinylglutamate desuccinylase/aspartoacylase domain-containing protein: MQTLNHPLISPTLGTARSLTSFHYGPSGGQKVYIQSSLHADELPGMLVSWALRRKLEALEAAGKLRGEVVIVPVANPIGLNQHVLGLLAGRFETNTAQNFNRNFYNLFDLIEPVIEERLTTDADQNRTIIRQAMRDALDAQKPRTEIESQRLALQMLSYDADVVLDLHCDWEAALHIYTNPDLWPDVEPLARYLDSKASLLAVDSVGNPFDEIHSFCWSELRTRVGDRFPIPNGSISVTVELRSQRDVSYEFAEQDAQGIVEYLTHRGVIAGEAAPMPPLEFAATPLAGTEPIVAPMSGVVVYRQEVGKWIDAGEPIADIVDPLTDRVVTLKSTVAGVMYARHLSRFAQAGMEIVRIAGAKAFRTGQLLSA; the protein is encoded by the coding sequence ATGCAAACCCTCAATCATCCGCTGATTTCCCCGACCCTCGGCACTGCTCGCAGCCTGACGAGCTTCCATTACGGTCCGAGCGGCGGACAGAAGGTCTATATCCAGTCATCGCTCCACGCCGACGAACTGCCCGGCATGCTGGTGTCGTGGGCGTTGCGCCGCAAGCTCGAAGCGCTCGAGGCGGCCGGCAAGCTGCGCGGCGAAGTCGTGATCGTGCCCGTCGCGAATCCGATCGGCCTGAACCAGCATGTGCTCGGCCTGCTCGCCGGCCGCTTCGAAACGAACACCGCTCAGAACTTCAACCGCAACTTCTACAACCTGTTCGATCTGATCGAGCCCGTGATCGAAGAACGTCTCACGACCGACGCCGACCAGAACCGCACGATCATCCGTCAGGCAATGCGCGATGCGCTCGATGCGCAAAAGCCACGCACCGAAATCGAATCGCAGCGTCTCGCGCTGCAGATGCTGTCGTACGACGCAGACGTCGTCCTCGATCTGCATTGCGACTGGGAAGCGGCGCTGCATATCTACACGAACCCGGACCTGTGGCCCGACGTCGAGCCGCTCGCGCGCTATCTGGATTCGAAGGCCTCGCTGCTCGCAGTCGATTCCGTCGGCAATCCGTTCGACGAGATTCACAGCTTCTGCTGGTCGGAACTGCGCACGCGCGTCGGCGACCGCTTCCCGATTCCGAACGGTTCGATCTCCGTGACGGTCGAGTTGCGCAGCCAGCGCGACGTGTCGTACGAGTTCGCCGAGCAGGACGCACAGGGTATCGTCGAATACCTGACGCACCGCGGCGTGATCGCGGGCGAAGCCGCGCCGATGCCGCCGCTCGAGTTCGCCGCGACGCCGCTCGCAGGCACCGAGCCCATCGTGGCGCCCATGAGCGGCGTCGTCGTGTATCGCCAGGAAGTCGGCAAGTGGATCGACGCAGGCGAGCCGATCGCCGATATCGTCGATCCGCTGACGGATCGCGTCGTCACGCTGAAGTCGACCGTCGCGGGCGTGATGTACGCGCGTCACCTGTCGCGCTTCGCGCAGGCGGGCATGGAGATCGTGCGGATCGCGGGCGCCAAGGCGTTCCGGACGGGTCAGCTGCTCTCCGCTTGA
- a CDS encoding porin — MNKKALTTALLASAAAAGTAHAQSSVTLYGIIDAGISYANHSKNTAGGSDKLFKYDDGVAQGSRWGMRGTEDLGGGLKALFVLESGFNSGTGASGQGGALFGRQAYVGVAKDGIGSVTFGRQYSFSTDYLGGNYSTGGLTVAGNYAYHINDVDQLTSSRINNSVKFTSANFAGLTFGAMYGFSNQAGAFGGAPATGTAANPVAGSSRAYSFGVNYANGPIGVGAAYTDIRFPSQATPAFSTTIANVSTGTVRDLRTFGLGGRYILGPATLYALWTNTHFEPITGASTTFNNFEGGAKYAFTPALTGGLGYTYSRLTGATTGHFNQVDASVDYALSKRTDVYVLGIYQDASGKTGTQPIQAQIGSATSYFNTSGSGSQNQLAFRVGMRHKF, encoded by the coding sequence TTGAACAAAAAAGCACTTACCACCGCTCTACTCGCTTCGGCAGCAGCTGCAGGAACCGCACACGCACAAAGCAGCGTCACGCTGTACGGCATCATCGACGCCGGTATCAGCTACGCAAACCACTCGAAGAACACGGCAGGCGGCTCGGACAAGCTCTTCAAGTATGACGACGGCGTTGCTCAAGGCAGCCGTTGGGGCATGCGCGGCACGGAAGATCTGGGCGGCGGCCTGAAGGCACTGTTCGTGCTCGAAAGCGGCTTCAACAGCGGCACGGGCGCATCGGGCCAAGGCGGCGCACTGTTCGGCCGTCAGGCATACGTGGGTGTGGCAAAGGACGGCATCGGTTCGGTGACTTTCGGTCGTCAATACTCGTTCTCGACCGACTACCTCGGCGGCAACTACTCGACGGGCGGCCTGACGGTTGCCGGTAACTACGCTTACCACATCAACGACGTGGACCAGCTGACGTCGAGCCGCATCAACAACTCGGTCAAGTTCACGAGCGCGAACTTCGCAGGCCTCACGTTCGGCGCGATGTACGGCTTCTCGAACCAGGCTGGCGCATTCGGCGGCGCTCCGGCAACGGGTACGGCGGCTAACCCCGTCGCAGGCTCGTCGCGCGCTTACAGCTTCGGCGTGAACTACGCGAACGGCCCGATCGGCGTTGGCGCAGCGTACACGGATATCCGCTTCCCGAGCCAGGCTACGCCGGCCTTCTCGACGACAATCGCGAACGTCAGCACGGGCACCGTGCGTGACCTGCGCACGTTCGGCCTCGGCGGCCGCTACATCCTCGGACCGGCAACGCTCTACGCGCTGTGGACGAACACGCACTTCGAGCCGATCACGGGCGCGTCGACGACGTTCAACAACTTCGAAGGCGGCGCCAAGTACGCGTTCACGCCGGCGCTGACGGGCGGCCTCGGCTATACCTACTCGCGTCTGACGGGCGCGACGACGGGCCACTTCAACCAGGTGGACGCGAGCGTCGACTACGCGCTGTCGAAGCGCACCGATGTGTATGTGCTGGGCATCTACCAGGACGCATCGGGCAAGACGGGCACGCAACCGATCCAGGCTCAGATCGGTTCGGCAACGTCGTACTTCAACACGTCGGGTTCGGGTTCGCAGAACCAGCTGGCGTTCCGCGTCGGCATGCGTCACAAGTTCTAA
- a CDS encoding DUF3443 family protein: MSVHFIRRMAGFAGALIALALTACSTPITTPVPPETQASLINEGRDGLLVPLRAERSDVRGRTSIGLPVQLDGKAVYLMLDTGTRGARVLSSVLPRSNYPAAGARSTLAFATDAQVSGAAVTVPLSIGGTKPMNIDVQAVDQVSCLKIDKHCVAQDGYTGEFGWAFSGILGVGADGAHDDPGHACCTQPLRALPANIGQRYLVRARLDRPFLVLSPSNTLTKDFTLVPLAMDKDGSARWPTGCVQVGNKMRFCAPVVFSTGGTDMIRIETDKAPDWTGDVDERMKLAQGNYDVVLGVGDWAHRFNDAQTTIVKAAPGANRIVVGLMSLQNIDLLFDFAQGQLGLRASRDIERMGG, translated from the coding sequence ATGTCTGTCCATTTCATCCGGCGCATGGCCGGCTTTGCGGGCGCGCTGATCGCGCTCGCGCTCACGGCCTGTTCGACGCCGATCACCACGCCCGTTCCGCCCGAGACGCAAGCAAGCCTCATCAACGAAGGCCGCGACGGCCTGCTCGTGCCACTGCGCGCAGAACGCAGCGACGTGCGCGGCCGCACGTCGATCGGCCTGCCCGTGCAGCTGGACGGCAAGGCCGTCTATCTGATGCTGGACACGGGCACGCGCGGCGCACGCGTGCTGTCGTCGGTGTTGCCGCGCTCGAATTATCCGGCGGCGGGCGCGCGCTCCACACTGGCCTTCGCCACCGATGCACAGGTTTCCGGCGCGGCCGTCACCGTGCCGCTGAGCATCGGCGGCACGAAACCGATGAACATAGACGTGCAAGCCGTCGACCAGGTCAGCTGCCTGAAGATCGACAAGCACTGCGTCGCGCAGGACGGCTACACGGGCGAGTTCGGCTGGGCCTTTTCGGGCATTCTCGGCGTCGGCGCCGACGGCGCGCACGACGACCCGGGTCATGCCTGCTGCACGCAGCCGCTGCGTGCGTTGCCCGCGAACATCGGCCAGCGCTATCTGGTGCGCGCGCGGCTCGACCGGCCGTTTCTCGTGCTGAGCCCTTCGAATACGCTGACGAAGGACTTCACGCTTGTCCCGCTCGCGATGGACAAGGACGGCTCCGCGCGATGGCCGACGGGCTGCGTGCAGGTGGGCAACAAGATGCGTTTTTGCGCGCCCGTCGTGTTCTCCACGGGCGGCACCGACATGATCCGCATCGAAACCGACAAGGCGCCCGACTGGACCGGCGATGTCGACGAGCGCATGAAGCTTGCGCAAGGCAACTACGACGTCGTGCTAGGCGTCGGCGACTGGGCACACCGCTTCAACGACGCGCAAACGACCATCGTGAAGGCCGCACCCGGCGCGAACCGCATCGTGGTCGGGCTGATGTCGCTGCAGAACATCGATTTGCTGTTCGACTTCGCGCAGGGTCAGTTGGGCCTGCGCGCGTCGCGCGATATCGAGCGGATGGGCGGCTAA
- a CDS encoding ABC transporter substrate-binding protein produces MKKLLAALTVALLATVSIGAHAKDWNTIRFGVDASYPPFESKGSDGKLVGFDIDLGNEICTRLKAKCVWVENDFDGMIPALKAKKFDGVLSSMSMTPQRAEQIAFSSKLFNTPTRLVAKKGSNILPTAESLSGKSVGVEQGTIQETYAKTYWEPKGAKVVPYQNQDQVYADLISGRLDAALQDAVQAEIGFLKTPRGAGFQFVGKDLEDKKILGEGAGIGMRKEDADLKAKVDKAIADIIKDGTYKKIEKKYFDFDVYGG; encoded by the coding sequence GTGAAAAAACTGCTTGCGGCTTTGACGGTTGCCCTGCTCGCTACCGTATCGATCGGCGCACACGCCAAAGACTGGAACACCATTCGTTTCGGCGTCGACGCCAGCTATCCGCCGTTTGAATCGAAGGGCTCCGACGGCAAGCTGGTCGGCTTCGACATCGACCTCGGCAACGAAATCTGCACGCGCCTGAAGGCGAAGTGCGTGTGGGTCGAAAACGACTTCGACGGCATGATTCCGGCACTGAAGGCGAAGAAGTTCGACGGCGTGCTGTCGTCGATGTCGATGACGCCGCAACGCGCTGAACAGATCGCTTTCTCGTCGAAGCTGTTCAACACGCCGACGCGTCTCGTCGCGAAGAAGGGCTCGAACATCCTGCCGACGGCGGAATCGCTGTCGGGCAAGTCGGTTGGCGTCGAGCAAGGCACGATCCAGGAAACGTACGCGAAGACCTACTGGGAGCCGAAGGGCGCGAAGGTCGTGCCGTACCAGAACCAGGATCAGGTCTATGCCGACCTGATCTCGGGCCGTCTGGATGCAGCGCTGCAAGACGCTGTGCAGGCTGAAATCGGCTTCCTGAAGACGCCGCGCGGCGCGGGCTTCCAGTTCGTCGGCAAGGATCTCGAAGACAAGAAGATTCTCGGCGAAGGCGCAGGCATCGGCATGCGCAAGGAAGATGCCGACCTGAAGGCGAAGGTCGACAAGGCGATCGCCGACATCATCAAGGACGGCACGTACAAGAAGATCGAGAAGAAGTACTTCGACTTCGACGTGTACGGCGGGTGA
- a CDS encoding DSD1 family PLP-dependent enzyme, with translation MNLASLNTPAAIVDIDAMTRNIQRMQTRMNALGVQFRPHVKTTKCNQVVQAQLDAGAKGITVSTLKEAEQFFAAGIDDIVYAVAMAPNKLEQAMMLRRRGCRLKIVTDSVSSAQAIAAFGNTHAQAFEVWIEVDVDGHRSGIAPDDDLLLDVGRVLHEGGMRLGGVLAHAGSSYDYNSTDDLERIAEQERAGCVRAAERLRAAGLPCDTVSIGSTPTALAARHLEGVTEVRAGVYVFFDLVMHNVGVCATGDIALSVLTTVIGHQENKGWAIVDAGWMAMSRDRGTQRQQRDFGYGLVCNEEGVPLEGYVMSAANQEHGIVSRIGEPDTAIAARLPVGTRLRILPNHACATGAQHPAYHALSRDGTVSEWPRFYGW, from the coding sequence GTGAATCTCGCCTCGCTCAATACGCCTGCCGCGATCGTCGATATCGACGCGATGACGCGAAACATCCAGCGCATGCAAACGCGGATGAACGCGCTCGGCGTCCAGTTCCGGCCTCACGTGAAGACGACCAAATGCAATCAGGTCGTGCAGGCCCAGCTGGACGCCGGTGCAAAAGGGATCACCGTTTCCACGCTGAAGGAAGCGGAGCAATTCTTTGCAGCGGGCATCGACGACATCGTTTATGCCGTCGCGATGGCGCCCAACAAGCTGGAGCAGGCAATGATGCTGCGCCGGCGCGGCTGCCGTCTGAAGATCGTCACGGACAGCGTGTCGTCGGCACAGGCCATCGCGGCATTCGGGAACACGCACGCGCAAGCGTTCGAGGTGTGGATCGAAGTGGACGTCGACGGACATCGCTCGGGTATCGCTCCCGACGACGATCTGCTGCTCGACGTCGGCCGCGTTCTTCACGAAGGCGGGATGCGGCTGGGCGGCGTGCTCGCGCACGCGGGCTCGAGCTACGACTACAACTCGACGGACGATCTGGAGCGGATCGCGGAACAGGAACGCGCCGGCTGCGTGCGTGCGGCCGAACGTCTGCGCGCGGCGGGCCTGCCGTGCGACACCGTCAGCATCGGATCGACGCCGACCGCGCTCGCCGCACGGCACCTCGAAGGCGTGACGGAGGTACGCGCGGGCGTCTACGTGTTCTTCGATCTCGTCATGCACAACGTCGGCGTATGCGCGACCGGCGACATCGCGCTCAGCGTGCTGACCACGGTGATCGGTCATCAGGAGAACAAGGGCTGGGCGATCGTCGACGCGGGCTGGATGGCGATGAGCCGCGACCGCGGCACGCAACGTCAGCAACGCGACTTCGGATACGGTCTCGTGTGCAACGAGGAAGGCGTGCCACTCGAAGGCTATGTGATGAGCGCCGCGAATCAGGAACACGGCATCGTTTCGCGCATCGGCGAGCCGGACACGGCAATTGCGGCGCGGCTGCCCGTCGGCACGCGGCTGCGCATTCTGCCCAATCATGCGTGCGCAACGGGTGCCCAGCATCCCGCTTATCACGCGTTGTCACGCGACGGCACGGTGTCCGAGTGGCCGAGATTCTATGGCTGGTAA
- a CDS encoding carbonic anhydrase family protein, with protein sequence MCNKYEYPRQYKDSGRRRFLRLSATAALASLAPAVLLPVAANADALTKAQRDSMTPQQIIDDMKRGNARFQKGERKPRNYLREQRASASGQYPAAVLLSCIDSRAPAEVIMDLGIGDIFNCRIAGNVANSDILGSMEFACKLSGAKVVVVMGHTSCGAIKGAIANAELGNLTGLLDKIKPAVQATAYSGERTATNYAFVNAVARKNVEMTIADIRRDSPVLADMEKQGAIMIVGAMYNLSTGALEFLG encoded by the coding sequence ATGTGCAACAAGTATGAATATCCGCGGCAATACAAGGACTCGGGCCGCCGGCGATTTCTCCGGCTGTCGGCCACTGCGGCGCTGGCGTCGCTCGCTCCTGCCGTGTTGCTGCCTGTCGCCGCGAACGCGGATGCGTTGACCAAAGCCCAGCGCGACAGCATGACGCCGCAACAGATCATCGACGACATGAAACGCGGCAATGCGCGCTTCCAGAAGGGCGAGCGCAAGCCGCGCAACTATCTGCGCGAGCAACGCGCCAGCGCGTCGGGACAATATCCCGCAGCCGTCCTTCTCAGTTGTATCGATTCGCGCGCGCCCGCCGAAGTGATCATGGATCTCGGCATCGGCGATATCTTCAACTGCCGCATTGCGGGCAACGTCGCGAACAGCGACATCCTCGGCAGCATGGAGTTTGCGTGCAAGCTGTCGGGCGCGAAGGTCGTCGTCGTGATGGGCCACACGTCCTGCGGCGCGATCAAGGGCGCCATTGCGAACGCCGAGCTGGGCAATCTCACGGGCTTGCTCGACAAGATCAAGCCGGCCGTGCAGGCCACCGCGTACAGCGGCGAGCGCACCGCGACGAACTATGCGTTCGTGAATGCCGTCGCGCGCAAGAACGTCGAGATGACCATCGCGGACATCCGCCGCGACAGTCCCGTGCTCGCCGACATGGAGAAGCAAGGCGCGATCATGATCGTCGGCGCGATGTACAACCTCAGCACGGGGGCGCTGGAGTTTCTGGGCTGA
- a CDS encoding LysR family transcriptional regulator, translating into MIDLDDMRMFRALGTTHSLAGAARLLDVTPPALTVRLQKLEERLGVHLAVREARGISLTEEGTRLMQEAIDLLERLDTLPERIASEHQAVSGSLRIVAPLGFGRVHIAPVLRDFHLTYPNVKASLNLSDNPLADSAGADVVIHIGEMKDSSWVAHVLAPNERFLCASPRLAARLDTLEHPSRLAELPCLCLRENDEDVSRWRFEPEPKGKAKHGKPVTVRVTGALSSNDGGVIGDWAMRGLGVMVRSEWDASALIASGKLERLLPQWRMAPAPIVALLPTRKGMPARVRLFLDAARAALDPPLWRKR; encoded by the coding sequence ATGATCGATCTCGACGACATGCGCATGTTCAGGGCGCTTGGCACCACGCATTCGCTCGCGGGCGCCGCACGGCTGCTCGACGTCACGCCGCCGGCGCTGACTGTGCGGCTGCAAAAGCTGGAAGAGCGTCTCGGCGTGCATCTCGCGGTGCGCGAAGCGCGCGGCATTTCGTTGACGGAAGAGGGGACGCGGCTGATGCAGGAAGCCATCGATCTGCTCGAACGCCTCGACACGCTGCCCGAACGGATCGCCTCCGAACATCAGGCCGTATCGGGGAGCTTGCGCATCGTCGCGCCGTTGGGTTTTGGGCGCGTTCATATCGCGCCCGTTCTCAGAGACTTTCACCTGACCTATCCGAACGTGAAAGCGAGCCTGAATCTCTCCGACAATCCGCTCGCGGACAGCGCAGGTGCGGATGTCGTCATTCATATCGGCGAGATGAAAGACTCGTCGTGGGTCGCGCATGTGCTCGCGCCGAACGAGCGCTTTCTGTGTGCGAGTCCGCGGCTGGCGGCTCGACTCGACACGCTCGAGCATCCGTCCCGGCTTGCGGAGCTGCCTTGTCTGTGTCTTCGCGAGAACGACGAGGATGTGTCGCGATGGCGTTTCGAGCCCGAACCGAAGGGCAAGGCGAAGCACGGCAAGCCGGTCACGGTGCGCGTGACGGGCGCGCTGTCGTCGAACGATGGCGGCGTGATCGGCGATTGGGCGATGCGTGGACTCGGCGTCATGGTGCGCTCTGAATGGGATGCGAGTGCGCTGATCGCGAGCGGCAAGCTCGAACGGCTGCTGCCGCAATGGCGGATGGCGCCCGCGCCCATCGTCGCGCTGCTGCCGACGCGCAAAGGCATGCCCGCCCGAGTCCGACTTTTTCTCGATGCCGCGCGCGCCGCGCTGGACCCGCCACTGTGGCGCAAACGGTGA
- a CDS encoding helix-turn-helix transcriptional regulator, with product MKKSALEREQASLIDQVKQIADGLGQTFAPFCEVVVHDLRDPGHAILAIHNNLSGRSVGDPATELGLARIADDDYPQLLSNYPNQFGDGRRAKSTSVGIKDSTGRYIAALCLNVDLNLFRGIQNMLEQFCTASGVGAKESLDPANAEALRERIDQFAISLATTPQALKTEQRRALMQELKQAGFLEVRKSMEIIAAHLGVSRATVYNDAK from the coding sequence ATGAAGAAAAGCGCTTTGGAGAGGGAGCAGGCGTCGCTGATCGATCAGGTCAAGCAGATTGCTGACGGTCTGGGGCAGACGTTCGCGCCGTTTTGCGAAGTCGTCGTGCACGACCTGCGCGACCCAGGGCACGCGATTCTCGCGATTCACAACAATCTGTCCGGGCGTTCAGTCGGCGATCCGGCGACGGAACTCGGACTCGCGCGGATCGCGGACGACGACTATCCGCAACTGCTCAGCAACTATCCGAACCAGTTCGGCGACGGCCGGCGCGCGAAGAGCACGTCGGTCGGTATCAAGGACTCGACGGGCCGCTATATCGCCGCGCTGTGTCTGAATGTCGATCTGAATCTGTTTCGCGGCATCCAGAACATGCTGGAGCAGTTCTGCACGGCCTCGGGCGTCGGCGCGAAAGAGTCGCTCGATCCCGCGAATGCGGAAGCGCTGCGCGAGCGCATCGATCAGTTTGCGATCTCGCTCGCCACGACGCCTCAGGCGCTGAAGACGGAGCAGCGGCGCGCGTTGATGCAGGAACTGAAGCAGGCGGGCTTTCTCGAAGTGCGCAAGTCGATGGAGATCATTGCTGCCCACCTGGGCGTCTCACGTGCGACGGTGTACAACGACGCAAAGTGA